A genome region from Megalobrama amblycephala isolate DHTTF-2021 linkage group LG18, ASM1881202v1, whole genome shotgun sequence includes the following:
- the atp5fa1 gene encoding ATP synthase subunit alpha, mitochondrial — MLSVRVAAALARTLPRRAGFVSKNVAAACVGAKNLHTARPWLQKTGTAEVSSILEEKILGADTSADLEETGRVLSIGDGIARVYGLRNVQAEEMVEFSSGLKGMSLNLEPDNVGVVVFGNDKLIKEGDIVKRTGAIVDVPVGEELLGRVVDALGNPIDGKGPLGSKERRRVGLKAPGIIPRISVREPMQTGIKAVDSLVPIGRGQRELIIGDRQTGKTAIAIDTIINQKRFNEGTEEKKKLYCIYVAIGQKRSTVAQLVKRLTDTDAMKYTIVVSATASDAAPLQYLAPYSGCSMGEYFRDNGKHALIIYDDLSKQAVAYRQMSLLLRRPPGREAYPGDVFYLHSRLLERAAKMNDNFGGGSLTALPVIETQAGDVSAYIPTNVISITDGQIFLETELFYKGIRPAINVGLSVSRVGSAAQTRAMKQVAGTMKLELAQYREVAAFAQFGSDLDAATQQLLNRGVRLTELLKQGQYCPMAIEEQVAVIYAGVRGHLDKMEPSKITKFEKTFLQHVLSQHQDLLAAIRVDGKISEASDTKLKQIVLNFLSSFE; from the exons ATGCTCTCCGTTCGCGTTGCGGCGGCTCTGGCCCGCACTTTGCCCAGACGTGCCGGATTC gtttccaAGAATGTTGCTGCTGCATGTGTTGGAGCAAAGAACCTGCACACTGCCAGACCGTGGCTGCAGAAGACAg GCACAGCGGAGGTGTCCAGCATTCTGGAGGAGAAGATTCTTGGAGCCGATACTAGTGCGGATCTGGAGGAGACCGGCCGTGTGCTGTCCATCGGTGACGGTATCGCTCGTGTGTATGGGCTGAGGAACGTGCAGGCCGAAGAGATGGTGGAATTCTCCTCTGGTCTGAAG GGAATGTCTCTGAACTTGGAGCCTGATAACGTTGGTGTTGTGGTGTTCGGTAACGACAAACTCATCAAGGAGGGTGACATCGTCAAGAGAACAGGAGCTATCGTGGATGTTCCTGTCGGAGAGGAGCTGCTCGGCCGTGTTGTGGACGCTCTGGGAAACCCCATTGATGGCAAG GGACCCTTGGGCTCTAAGGAACGTAGGCGTGTGGGTCTGAAGGCCCCTGGCATCATCCCTCGCATCTCCGTGAGAGAGCCCATGCAGACCGGCATCAAAGCCGTGGACAGTCTGGTGCCCATTGGCCGTGGCCAGAGAGAGCTGATCATTGGTGACAGACAGACTGG CAAAACTGCCATTGCCATCGACACCATCATCAACCAGAAGCGTTTCAATGAAGGCACTGAAGAGAAAAAGAAGCTGTACTGCATCTACGTGGCCATCGGTCAGAAGAGATCCACCGTGGCCCAGCTGGTGAAGAGGCTGACAGACACTGATGCCATGAAATACACCATCGTGGTGTCTGCTACTGCGTCCGACGCCGCTCCCCTGCAGTACCTGGCTCCATACTCTGGCTGCTCCATGGGCGAGTACTTCAGAGACAACGGCAAACACGCCCTGATCATCTACGATGATCTCTCCAAACAG gcTGTTGCCTACCGTCAAATGTCCCTGCTGCTGCGTCGTCCCCCTGGTCGTGAGGCCTACCCCGGTGATGTCTTCTACCTGCACTCCCGTCTGCTGGAGAGAGCAGCCAAGATGAACGACAACTTCGGTGGTGGATCCCTCACCGCCCTGCCCGTTATCGAGACCCAGGCCGGAGACGTGTCCGCTTACATTCCCACCAATGTCATCTCCATCACTGACGGACAG ATTTTCTTGGAGACTGAGTTGTTCTACAAGGGCATCCGTCCCGCTATCAACGTGGGTCTGTCCGTGTCCCGTGTCGGCTCTGCTGCCCAGACCAGAGCCATGAAGCAG GTGGCTGGTACCATGAAGCTGGAGTTGGCTCAGTACCGTGAGGTGGCTGCTTTCGCCCAGTTCGGTTCTGATCTGGATGCCGCCACACAGCAGCTGCTCAACCGAGGCGTGCGACTCACAGAGCTGCTCAAGCAGGGCCAGTACT GTCCAATGGCCATTGAGGAGCAGGTGGCTGTCATTTACGCTGGTGTGAGAGGACACTTGGATAAGATGGAGCCTAGCAAGATCACCAAATTTGAGAAAACCTTCCTTCAACATGTCCTCAGCCAGCATCAGGATCTGCTCGCAGCCATCAG GGTTGACGGTAAGATTTCAGAGGCCTCTGACACAAAACTCAAGCAGATTGTGCTCAACTTCCTCTCAAGCTTCGAGTAG